The Bos javanicus breed banteng chromosome 18, ARS-OSU_banteng_1.0, whole genome shotgun sequence genome has a segment encoding these proteins:
- the LOC133229965 gene encoding craniofacial development protein 2-like isoform X1, producing MEEFKSEDFSVSKEDEDYAPSGGECHEDAVNELVKEGEMGAEEETQKTKGTKRKAESVLARKRKHSGLSPQHEEEEDANRESGGSISEKEDVAAEQEKGAESEDAREEEEEEMLASSIGDVEPKSEVPPSTQVKTGEENKEMASSKVVKTEEQEKPKEPEEVKVTKVFDIAGEKVRFLRRQGRPGMSLEHEPPRSEGGQHATGEEQRSVTNTSSKNESTKRKWKRRANVVVTGEESKLRCCKEEYCIGTWNVRSMNPGKLDVVKQEMERINIDILGISELKWTGMGELNSDDHYIYYCGQQSLRRNGVAIIVNKRVRNAVIGCNLKNDRMISVRFQGKPFNLTVIQVYAPTPYAPEPEVYRFYEDLQHLLEITPKIDVLFIIGDWNAKVGSQEIPRITGKFGLGVQNEAGRRLIEFCYQNRLVIANTLFQQHKRRLYTWTSPDGRYRDQIDYIICRQRWRSSVQSAKTRPGADCGSDHKLLIAKFRLKLKIIPKTTRPFRGTNEVGETSQEAKSVFKQTEKGKPQANVPSNVSSVPGGSGVSKEVGETSQEGKSVFKQNEKEEPESSVPSAVPSLPAGSGVSKEVGETSQEGKSVFKQNEKEEPQSSVPSAVPSLPAGSGPENCDLEKNQDCSN from the exons GTGGAGAATGTCATGAAGATGCTGTAAATGAATTAGTGAAGGAAGGTGAAATGGGTGCTGAAGAGGAGACACAGAAAACCAAAGGGACAAAAAGGAAGGCTGAGAGCGTTCTGGCCAG GAAGAGAAAACACAGTGGCCTCTCACCACAACACGAGGAAGAGGAGGATGCCAACAGGGAATCTGGAGGGAGTATTAGTGAGAAGGAAGATGTAGCTGCAGAGCAGGAAAAAGGCGCCGAGTCAGAGGATgccagggaagaggaggaggaggaaatgttgGCCAGCTCCATCGGTGATGTAGAACCAAAATCAGAAGTGCCTCCGAGTACACAAGTTAAA acAGGAGAGGAGAATAAAGAGATGGCTTCAAGTAAAGTGGTCAAAACAGAAGAACAAGAGAAACCTAAAGAACCAGAAGAAGTTAAAGTCACCAAGGTGTTTGATATTGCTGGTGAAAAAGTCAG gtttctcaggagacagggaaggccTGGTATGTCCCTGGAACATGAGCCCCCCAGATCAGAAGGTGGCCAGCATgccactggggaagagcagaggtcaGTTACTAATACTTCCAGTAAGAATGAATCGACTAAGCGAAAGTGGAAACGACGTGCAAATGTGGTCGTGACTGGTGAAGAAAGCAAactccgatgctgtaaagaagaatactgcataggaacctggaacgttagatCTATGAATccaggtaaattggatgtggtgaagcaggagatggaaagaataaaCATCgatatcttaggaatcagtgaactaaaatggacgggaatgggcgaattgaattcagatgaccattatatctattactgtgggcaacagtctcttagaagaaacggagtagctatcatagtcaacaaaagagtccgaaatgcagtaatcgggtgcaatctgaaaaatgacagaatgatttcagttcgtttccagggcaaaccattcaacctcacagtaatccaagtctatgccccaactccCTATGCTCCAGAACCTGAAGTTtaccggttctatgaagacctacaacacctctTGGAAATAACACcgaaaatagatgtccttttcatcataggggattggaatgcaaaagtaggaagtcaggagatacccagaataacaggaaaatttggcctcggggtacagaatgaagcagggcgaaggctaatagagttttgttaCCAGAACaggctggtcatagcaaacacccttttccaacaacacaagagacgactctacacatggacatcaccagatggtcgataccgagatcagattgattatattatttgtcgccaaagatggagaagctctgtacagtcagcaaaaacaagacctggagctgactgtggctcagatcataagctccttattgcaaagttcaggcttaagttgaagaTAATACCAAAAACGACtcggccattcag GGGGACCAATGAAGTAGGTGAGACCTCTCAAGAAGCAAAATCTGTGTTCAAGCAAACTGAAAAGGGCAAACCTCAGGCTAATGTCCCTTCAAATGTGTCATCAGTTCCTGGTGGATCAGG GGTTTCTAAGGAAGTAGGTGAAACATCTCAAGAAGGGAAATCTGTCTTCaagcaaaatgagaaagaagaaccTGAGTCCAGTGTCCCTTCAGCGGTGCCATCACTTCCTGCTGGGTCAGG GGTGTCTAAGGAAGTGGGTGAAACTTCTCAAGAAGGGAAATCCGTCTTCaagcaaaatgagaaagaagaaccTCAGTCCAGTGTCCCTTCAGCGGTGCCATCACTTCCTGCTGGGTCAGG
- the LOC133229965 gene encoding craniofacial development protein 2-like isoform X2, protein MGAEEETQKTKGTKRKAESVLARKRKHSGLSPQHEEEEDANRESGGSISEKEDVAAEQEKGAESEDAREEEEEEMLASSIGDVEPKSEVPPSTQVKTGEENKEMASSKVVKTEEQEKPKEPEEVKVTKVFDIAGEKVRFLRRQGRPGMSLEHEPPRSEGGQHATGEEQRSVTNTSSKNESTKRKWKRRANVVVTGEESKLRCCKEEYCIGTWNVRSMNPGKLDVVKQEMERINIDILGISELKWTGMGELNSDDHYIYYCGQQSLRRNGVAIIVNKRVRNAVIGCNLKNDRMISVRFQGKPFNLTVIQVYAPTPYAPEPEVYRFYEDLQHLLEITPKIDVLFIIGDWNAKVGSQEIPRITGKFGLGVQNEAGRRLIEFCYQNRLVIANTLFQQHKRRLYTWTSPDGRYRDQIDYIICRQRWRSSVQSAKTRPGADCGSDHKLLIAKFRLKLKIIPKTTRPFRGTNEVGETSQEAKSVFKQTEKGKPQANVPSNVSSVPGGSGVSKEVGETSQEGKSVFKQNEKEEPESSVPSAVPSLPAGSGVSKEVGETSQEGKSVFKQNEKEEPQSSVPSAVPSLPAGSGPENCDLEKNQDCSN, encoded by the exons ATGGGTGCTGAAGAGGAGACACAGAAAACCAAAGGGACAAAAAGGAAGGCTGAGAGCGTTCTGGCCAG GAAGAGAAAACACAGTGGCCTCTCACCACAACACGAGGAAGAGGAGGATGCCAACAGGGAATCTGGAGGGAGTATTAGTGAGAAGGAAGATGTAGCTGCAGAGCAGGAAAAAGGCGCCGAGTCAGAGGATgccagggaagaggaggaggaggaaatgttgGCCAGCTCCATCGGTGATGTAGAACCAAAATCAGAAGTGCCTCCGAGTACACAAGTTAAA acAGGAGAGGAGAATAAAGAGATGGCTTCAAGTAAAGTGGTCAAAACAGAAGAACAAGAGAAACCTAAAGAACCAGAAGAAGTTAAAGTCACCAAGGTGTTTGATATTGCTGGTGAAAAAGTCAG gtttctcaggagacagggaaggccTGGTATGTCCCTGGAACATGAGCCCCCCAGATCAGAAGGTGGCCAGCATgccactggggaagagcagaggtcaGTTACTAATACTTCCAGTAAGAATGAATCGACTAAGCGAAAGTGGAAACGACGTGCAAATGTGGTCGTGACTGGTGAAGAAAGCAAactccgatgctgtaaagaagaatactgcataggaacctggaacgttagatCTATGAATccaggtaaattggatgtggtgaagcaggagatggaaagaataaaCATCgatatcttaggaatcagtgaactaaaatggacgggaatgggcgaattgaattcagatgaccattatatctattactgtgggcaacagtctcttagaagaaacggagtagctatcatagtcaacaaaagagtccgaaatgcagtaatcgggtgcaatctgaaaaatgacagaatgatttcagttcgtttccagggcaaaccattcaacctcacagtaatccaagtctatgccccaactccCTATGCTCCAGAACCTGAAGTTtaccggttctatgaagacctacaacacctctTGGAAATAACACcgaaaatagatgtccttttcatcataggggattggaatgcaaaagtaggaagtcaggagatacccagaataacaggaaaatttggcctcggggtacagaatgaagcagggcgaaggctaatagagttttgttaCCAGAACaggctggtcatagcaaacacccttttccaacaacacaagagacgactctacacatggacatcaccagatggtcgataccgagatcagattgattatattatttgtcgccaaagatggagaagctctgtacagtcagcaaaaacaagacctggagctgactgtggctcagatcataagctccttattgcaaagttcaggcttaagttgaagaTAATACCAAAAACGACtcggccattcag GGGGACCAATGAAGTAGGTGAGACCTCTCAAGAAGCAAAATCTGTGTTCAAGCAAACTGAAAAGGGCAAACCTCAGGCTAATGTCCCTTCAAATGTGTCATCAGTTCCTGGTGGATCAGG GGTTTCTAAGGAAGTAGGTGAAACATCTCAAGAAGGGAAATCTGTCTTCaagcaaaatgagaaagaagaaccTGAGTCCAGTGTCCCTTCAGCGGTGCCATCACTTCCTGCTGGGTCAGG GGTGTCTAAGGAAGTGGGTGAAACTTCTCAAGAAGGGAAATCCGTCTTCaagcaaaatgagaaagaagaaccTCAGTCCAGTGTCCCTTCAGCGGTGCCATCACTTCCTGCTGGGTCAGG